One genomic region from Streptomyces venezuelae encodes:
- a CDS encoding NADH-quinone oxidoreductase subunit N: protein MTPVTTLASEPSESLVQSIDWLTIAPPTLTAVVALAVLVADLFVPPERKRILGWTAIGGLVAALALLVPLRAGDRSTFCLTAEAQAQGHAAACSYTADHFTLVVQLLVLGGALVTALLSLDETREKLPAGEFWFLLLSSAAGAALLPASRDLATLVVALEVASLPAFALVGLKRGDRKSGEAALKFFLSSVTATAVTLLGVSFVYAATGTLHLTEIAQRLDEVPGQLETLAQAGVALTLVGFAFKTAAVPFHFWVPDTYVGAPLPVAAYLSVVGKAVGFTGLILVTVVAFPSYADVWGPALAVLAALTMTAGNVAALRQVSTRAWSAVRLLAWSSVAQAGYLLVPIAAAAYSDDDQVGATVAYALMYAVVNLGAFAVVALVARTRPANRIADYRGLYAASPAAALALGFFLLNLAGLPPGIIGLFAKVTVFSSAVDAGLGWLAVVMGLNVVIALYYYLRWTALLFRAPVGAPVPHKASVPVTLTIALTAAGGAVLSGYPQFALRFATDSLF, encoded by the coding sequence ATGACCCCCGTGACGACGCTCGCCAGCGAGCCGAGCGAGTCGCTCGTCCAGTCCATCGACTGGCTCACGATCGCGCCCCCGACCCTCACGGCCGTGGTCGCCCTCGCCGTCCTCGTCGCCGACCTCTTCGTCCCCCCGGAGCGCAAGCGGATCCTCGGCTGGACCGCGATCGGCGGCCTCGTCGCCGCCCTCGCCCTCCTCGTCCCGCTGCGGGCCGGCGACCGCTCCACCTTCTGCCTCACCGCCGAGGCCCAGGCCCAGGGGCACGCGGCCGCGTGCAGCTACACCGCGGACCACTTCACCCTCGTCGTCCAGCTGCTCGTCCTCGGCGGCGCGCTGGTCACCGCGCTCCTCTCCCTGGACGAGACCCGCGAGAAGCTCCCGGCCGGCGAGTTCTGGTTCCTGCTGCTCTCCTCGGCCGCCGGCGCCGCCCTGCTGCCCGCCTCCCGCGACCTCGCGACGCTCGTCGTCGCCCTCGAAGTGGCCTCGCTGCCCGCCTTCGCGCTCGTCGGCCTCAAGCGCGGCGACCGCAAGTCCGGCGAGGCCGCGCTCAAGTTCTTCCTCTCCTCCGTCACCGCGACCGCCGTCACCCTGCTCGGCGTCAGCTTCGTGTACGCGGCGACCGGCACCCTCCACCTCACGGAGATCGCCCAGCGCCTCGACGAGGTCCCCGGACAGCTGGAGACGCTCGCCCAGGCCGGCGTCGCCCTCACCCTCGTCGGCTTCGCCTTCAAGACGGCCGCCGTCCCCTTCCACTTCTGGGTCCCCGACACCTACGTCGGAGCCCCGCTGCCCGTCGCCGCCTACCTCTCCGTGGTCGGCAAGGCCGTCGGCTTCACCGGCCTCATCCTCGTGACGGTCGTCGCCTTCCCCTCGTACGCGGACGTCTGGGGCCCGGCGCTCGCCGTCCTCGCCGCGCTCACGATGACCGCGGGCAACGTCGCGGCCCTCCGCCAGGTCTCCACGCGCGCGTGGAGCGCGGTCCGGCTGCTCGCCTGGTCCTCCGTCGCCCAGGCCGGCTACCTCCTGGTGCCGATCGCGGCCGCCGCGTACTCCGACGACGACCAGGTCGGCGCCACCGTCGCGTACGCCCTGATGTACGCCGTCGTGAACCTCGGCGCCTTCGCGGTCGTCGCCCTCGTCGCCCGCACCCGCCCCGCGAACCGGATCGCGGACTACCGGGGCCTGTACGCGGCCAGCCCCGCCGCCGCCCTCGCGCTGGGGTTCTTCCTCCTGAATCTGGCCGGTTTGCCCCCGGGTATCATCGGCCTCTTCGCCAAGGTGACCGTCTTCTCGTCGGCCGTCGACGCGGGCCTCGGCTGGCTGGCCGTGGTGATGGGCCTCAACGTCGTGATCGCGCTGTACTACTACCTGCGATGGACGGCACTGCTCTTCCGCGCGCCGGTGGGTGCCCCCGTCCCCCACAAGGCCTCCGTGCCGGTCACCCTGACGATCGCGCTGACCGCCGCAGGCGGAGCCGTCCTGTCGGGCTACCCGCAGTTCGCCCTCCGCTTCGCCACGGACAGCCTTTTCTGA